A region of Centropristis striata isolate RG_2023a ecotype Rhode Island chromosome 17, C.striata_1.0, whole genome shotgun sequence DNA encodes the following proteins:
- the LOC131990189 gene encoding leukotriene B4 receptor 1-like codes for MGDFMRSVLVHMGVKLEIASIFEMIFVNRDKAGAFTFGKVTKMAKNMVTPLKLMVSNSTNSSTQNPVNDNAGTTMGALILSLVFLVGFPGNLFVIWSILARARKHSVTTLLILNLAFADGSLMALTPFFIVYLIMKKWVFGNVMCKILFYLCLVNMYASIQLIMLMSIYRLVAVLWPQRVTVITGRKTVMRLLAVVWVLVMIAAIPAMIYRTVETKDMKCEPIHNHARDTVIQYMVELVLGFLIPYTVIIVSYIRILRRIRQTKFNRRVRSEKLILAIVLTFCLLWLPYHIINTVQVTWALYPEGKVKNILNSIWHLSRAVTSAMAFISSCVNPVLYFFAGKSYIQREGLAFMARLFEGTGLDSAARKSRQHSQNSRDKDKEADAVMLKDRDSNSNSNTKPVKNGK; via the exons GTGTCAAGTTAGAAATTGCCTCCATATTTGAGATGATCTTTGTTAACAGAGATAAGGCAGGAGCATTTACTTTTGGAAag GTAACAAAGATGGCCAAGAACATGGTTACTCCGTTAAAATTGATGGTGTCCAATTCAACCAATTCGTCAACTCAGAATCCTGTGAATGACAACGCTGGCACCACTATGGGCGCCCTCATCCTGAGCCTCGTCTTCCTCGTGGGCTTCCCCGGAAACCTCTTCGTCATCTGGAGCATCCTGGCACGCGCCCGAAAGCATTCCGTCACCACCCTCCTCATCCTCAACCTGGCTTTTGCCGACGGCTCTCTGATGGCCCTCACCCCGTTCTTCATCGTCTACCTGATTATGAAGAAGTGGGTGTTTGGGAATGTGATGTGTAAGATCCTCTTCTACCTGTGCCTGGTCAACATGTATGCATCCATCCAGCTCATCATGCTCATGAGCATCTACAGGCTGGTGGCGGTGCTGTGGCCGCAGCGCGTCACTGTTATCACTGGCCGGAAGACTGTAATGCGGCTGCTGGCGGTGGTGTGGGTGCTGGTGATGATCGCCGCTATCCCTGCAATGATCTACAGAACAGTGGAGACCAAGGACATGAAGTGTGAACCAATCCATAACCATGCCAGAGAT ACGGTCATCCAGTACATGGTGGAGCTGGTGTTGGGTTTTTTAATTCCCTACACTGTCATTATAGTCAGCTACATCCGCATCTTACGGCGGATCCGACAGACCAAGTTCAACCGTCGTGTTCGTAGTGAGAAGCTCATTCTGGCCATCGTGTTGACGTTCTGCCTCCTTTGGTTGCCCTACCACATCATCAACACAGTGCAA GTTACATGGGCTTTGTATCCAGAGGGTAAAGTCAAAAACAT CCTGAATTCAATATGGCACCTGAGCCGGGCCGTCACCTCCGCCATGGCCTTCATCAGCAGCTGTGTCAACCCGGTGCTCTACTTCTTCGCAGGAAAGTCCTACATCCAGCGAGAAGGCCTGGCGTTCATGGCTCGCTTGTTCGAGGGCACAGGGCTGGACTCGGCCGCCCGGAAGAGCCGACAACACAGCCAGAACAGCCGCGACAAAGATAAAGAAGCAGACGCCGTGATGCTGAAAGATAGagactcaaactcaaactctaATACCAAACCAGTGAAGAATGGCAAGTAG
- the ltb4r gene encoding leukotriene B4 receptor 1, whose translation MASNITNITTTTATASLQPPLSISAQVGIAILTLAFVLGFPGNLFVVWSVFCRVKKRSVTCLLVLNLAMADAFVLLGAPLFLRFLAGGRGWEFGSAACKLVHYLSNVNMYVSIYLICLMSMDRWLAVSRPFMSQRMRTKRTLLVLLLAVWVLAFILALPMPFYRSNLKPPNSIYSYCVRYHWRSVAHLVFQDVFETLMGCLLPFTLLIICYASVFCRLQSAKFHRRGQGSRLILLIICAFAIFWLPYHIVNIIEVIGLLQDSKTLKEAAGYARPNVTAFAYFSSAVNPILYVFAGSSHIRQAGLSFMGKLFEATNSDSRSTSVFGRGSRSGSSPDESSVLHMLSTKLGRPFKSKEQSSSSVAGKELDEPELKTLATVDQID comes from the exons ATGGCGTCCAATATCACcaacatcaccaccaccaccgccaccgCCTCCCTGCAGCCCCCACTCTCCATCAGCGCCCAGGTGGGCATCGCCATCCTGACCCTGGCGTTCGTGCTGGGCTTCCCGGGGAACCTCTTCGTGGTCTGGTCGGTGTTCTGCCGGGTGAAGAAGCGCTCAGTGACCTGTCTGTTGGTGCTGAATCTGGCTATGGCAGACGCTTTCGTGCTGCTCGGCGCCCCCCTCTTCCTGCGCTTCCTGGCTGGAGGCCGGGGCTGGGAGTTCGGCTCGGCGGCGTGCAAACTGGTGCATTACCTGTCGAATGTGAACATGTACGTGTCCATTTACCTGATCTGCCTGATGAGCATGGACCGCTGGCTGGCCGTGTCCAGGCCCTTCATGTCCCAGAGGATGAGAACCAAGCGCACCCTGCTGGTTCTCCTGCTGGCCGTCTGGGTGTTAGCGTTCATTCTGGCGCTGCCGATGCCTTTCTACCGCAG TAATCTGAAGCCACCAAATAGCATTTATAGTTACTGTGTGCGCTATCACTGGCGCAGCGTGGCTCACCTCGTCTTCCAGGACGTGTTTGAGACCCTCATGGGCTGCCTGCTGCCTTTCACCCTGCTCATCATCTGTTACGCCTCCGTCTTCTGCCGTCTGCAGAGCGCCAAGTTCCACCGCAGAGGGCAGGGCAGCCGCCTCATCCTGCTCATCATCTGCGCCTTTGCAATATTCTGGCTGCCCTATCACATCGTCAACATCATAGAG GTGATCGGCCTGTTGCAGGACAGCAAAACGCTGAAGGAAGCTGCTGGTTACGCCCGTCCAAACGTCACGGCCTTCGCTTACTTCAGCAGCGCGGTCAACCCCATCCTCTACGTGTTCGCCGGCAGCTCCCACATCCGCCAGGCCGGCCTCAGCTTCATGGGCAAACTCTTCGAGGCGACCAACTCGGACAGCAGGAGCACGTCGGTCTTCGGCCGCGGGAGCCGCAGCGGCTCCTCGCCGGACGAAAGCTCTGTCCTGCACATGCTGTCGACCAAACTGGGGAGGCCCTTCAAGAGCaaggagcagagcagcagcagtgtggcgGGAAAAGAGCTCGATGAGCCTGAACTCAAGACTCTGGCCACTGTTGATCAGATAGATTAG